The stretch of DNA TGAGGGCAAACATTTCCCATGGTCCGAATGCTAACGCCCACTCTGCTAAAATTGGGGCAGTGAAAATTAAAATAATACCGGAAATAATCGTACCAACAAAGGAAGACCACAACCCAATTGCTAACGCCTTTCCGGGTTGTCCGTTTTTTGCCATAGGATAACCATCAAACGTAGTCGCCATCGCTGAAGGAGTTCCTGGGATCCCTAGTAAACAAGCCGTGATTAAGCCTCCTGAACTACCACCAACTTGAACACCCATCATCAGGGCAATTCCATTGATTGGTTCCATCCCAAAACTAAATGGCAATGTTAAAGCTACTCCCATGGTAATCGTGAATCCAGGTATACTTCCTATAATGATTCCGGCAATTACTCCCGTAAGTAAGATAAGGATGGTTTGTACATTTAAAATTGCTTCAAAACTTAATAAAATAGATTCCATTTAGATAATTCTCCTTTTAAAAGAGTATGCCAGGAGGTAGAAATACGGATAATACCTGTTGAAATACCACATATAATATGAAAACCAAGCCAATCATGAATAAAATAACTAACACAATTTTATTTTTATTGGGTGCTAATACCGTATATAAACCGATTAAAAATAGAATGGAAGCGATGAAGTATCCAGCATACGGCAGGATAAACACGTATGCGGCAAACAAGCCAAATGTAATGATGACTTTTTTATTGCTGCGTATGGCGCTACGTATCGATACTTTTTCTGATTTCGAATCTTTCGTAAACCGATATATGCTTTGCGTGAGTAAGCAAACACTTAAAAACACTAATACGGCAATAATAATATTTGGAAAGAAATTGGCTTCTGTTTTTCCGAACCCTTGAATAGGAATTTGAGTTGAACCGATATAAGCCAACCCACTGAACGCTAACAAGAGAATTGCATTTAATAAATCACGTTTTGCACTGATCAATGCCTATAAACCTCCTACTTATCTAGTAAGCCACTTTTTTCTAATGATTCTTCCATTTCTTTTTCATTGTTTTGCAGGAATTCAACATATTCTTCTGTTCCTTTAAAGTTCACATCGGTTCCAATTGCATCTATTCTCTCTTTAAACGACTCGCTATTAGCCACATTCTTTAGCGCTTCATTTATTTTAGAGACGATTTCTTCTGGTGTATCTTTCGGAACAACAATCCCACGGTTCGCAGCATTGACGACATCGATTCCTTGTTCTTGTAATGTCGGTACATCCGGCAAGTCAGGATGTCTCTCTTCTCCTGTATAACCTAATAATTTCATTCGATCATCTTCCATATAATCCTTACCTGCAGCGATAGAGACACTCCCTAGTTTTACGTCATTGGCTACAACTGCTTTCATTCGATTCGCTGTCCCATCATAACCAACAATATTAAATTCGATATCTGACGCGGTTTGAATCAGAGCAGGTTCTAACTGAGATGTCGACCCAATCGATGCGCCATACGTTATTTCGCCAGGATTTTCTTTTGCATCAGCTACCACTTCTTCCATTGAATCCCACGGGTTGGACGGATTGGTTGCTACGAGTTGATATGTAGACGTCATTAAAGAAACAGGTTCAAAGTCAAAGTAACCAAAATCTGCTTGTCCGGTTAATTGCGACATCGCTACAGAGTCATGAACAGCGAGCAATGTATAGCCATCATTATTTGCTTGAAGCGCTTGTTGTGCCCCTACTACTCCACTTCCCCCAGCAACATTTTTTACGACAACTGTTGCATCTAATTCTTTTTCCAACTCTTCTGCAACAATTCGATTAATCGCATCGGTATCTCCACCGGCATCCCACGGTACGATTAATTGAATATCTTTAGAAGGATAATTCTCCGCCTGTTCTCCACTACTTGTACTCGGGGGACTACATGCTGCTAATAAAACTAGACAAAATAGAACTAAACCACTCCATAAACGACGTTTCATGACAATTCCTCCTTTTATTTGTCAGTAATTTCATACTTTTTGTAAATTAGTTAATATAATAATAAACAACTATACGGCTGTCAATAGATTTTTTGTACAATTGTAAAGTTTTGATAAATTTATACTTACTAATGTAATGAATTTAGTAAATTTTACTTACTTTATGTTTCGGCGCCAAAGAGATAGCATGTTGTTTTGCTTCATGTTATATTCTGTTAAACTACATTTAGGGTGAAAATTAGGATAGGAGCCGAAAAACAATGAAACTAGATAACATTGACAAAAAGCTATTAGAAGAGCTTTCAGAAGATGGCCGCTTATCGTATGTCGAGCTGGCAGAAAAGGTTGGCTTATCTCGTGTTGCGGTAAAGGATCGTATTAAAAATTTAAAAGAAAAAGGTGTCATTGAAAAGTTTACGGTGGTTATCAATTCAGAGAAATTCGGAAAACAAGTGTCTGCTTTTTTTGATATAGATGTCGAACCAAAACAATTGCAGGAAGTTGCCCAAAATCTAGCTAATCACCCGCAAGTGGCTAGTATCTATCAAATGACTGGACCGAGCACCTTACATACACATGTATTAGTGGAGGATTTTCAGAAATTAGAAGTGTTTATTAATGAAGAATTGTATTCAGTAGAAGGTATTACACGTGTCGAAAGCTCGATAATATTAAAGCGCTTCAAAAGTCGTACTGGATTTAAGTTGTAGAGGATGAATGGTTTGAAGTTAAAGAATGGAATACGGGGAATTTTACTGTGGTTGAACGGTAGAAAATGTAAGGATTTTTATTATGACTGTATATCAATATGATCGATATATTAATAAGAGAAAAAAGACGGAAATTTACATAGAGAATAACAAACAGGGTGAAGTGACAGGGAAGTATAGAAATATATGGAAAATGCTTCAAGATATAATTTTGAAGAGTGTAAGCTCGATTACTTATGAGCTAACCGATAGCAATCAAAATCTAGTAGCTGTAACTGATGATGTTACTTCGCTCTTTAGTAAAAAGAAAATACAGGTACACTACTATGATCAAAGTGAATGGAATACGATTTTAGTAGAGGAAACAACGTTCATTGATCTAGGTGATGTGGTTACATTTACATATGAGAATGAAAGTTATGTAATTAAAAAAAAGCCGTTTAAACCAGCTATTCTCCATACAAATAACCTCCCTATTGACGAATGGAAAATTAACTTTAAAAATCGGGAGGTAGTGTTTGATTTAAATACTACCTATCTTGATAAGGAATTCCTTTTTTTAGGTATTCTTCACGCTTATTACTATGATAAAAACTAAATTTCAAGTGAATTGCATTATTATTAAGTTCATATAAGAGATTGGGATTATAGCAGATTCTTGAGCTCTTTGATGATCATTCTATTGACCAATTCTCTAGTGATTCGTCTTACTTTTGGGCAATAGAGCGCTTCTATTGACCAATCCTCAAGTGATTCGTCTTACTTTTGGGCAATAGAGCACTTCTATTGACCAATTCTCTAGTGATTCGCCTTACTTTTAGGCAATAGAGCACTTCTATTGACCAATTCTCTAGTGATTCGCCTTACTTTTGGGCAATAGAGCTCTTCTATTCACCATTTCTCTAGTGATTCGCCTTACTTTTAGGCAATAGAGCACTTCTATTGACCAATTCTCTAGTGATTCGCCTTACTTTTAGGCAATAGAGCACTTCTATTGACCAATTCTCTAGTGATTCGCCTTACTTTTGGGCAATAGAGCTCTTCTATTGACCAATTCTTGAGCAATACGCAAAACTTTTAGGTAATAGAGCACTTCTTAAAAAAAATAGACAATCTTACTAAAACGCTACACTTGCAGATGCAGTCTTCACCTTATCTCACTCGCCACCAACAAGCTGTAAACCGTGTCTACATGTGGCGTGTCTAAGTGGTGCTTCTGACTTTTCCGATATAAGAATCCTTGAATATAATCGATTTCCATTGGGTTACGATTTAACTGATCGTAATACATACTCGTGCCCATATGCGGCGGGTAGCCATCGTAAATATCCATGATGGCTTGTACGGTAGATTTCTCAAAATGGATCCCTTCCGCATGAGCAATCGTCATTCCCTCTTTAATCAATGATTCACACAGGTTTCTGACCTTTTCATTCGTTACAACAATTGCAGTATTCCGGCTCAATGCAGTGACAGAATTAATCCCGAGATTGACGAGCAGCTTAAACCATATATCGTGAAGATAATGGGGGCTAATTTGGATATCGAGGTCACTTCCTTCAACTAGTTGATGTAGGGCGATTGTGTCTTCATTTTCAGGTAAAATTAATTTCCGATCACGAAAATGCGTTATCGTTTGGTCCTTTTTTTGTCCGCTGATATACACGACGGCTTGATAGGTATGTGGCATAGTTATCTGTTCGAGTTGCCCATAGCCATTTTGACAAATGATCGTTACTGTATTTTCATGAGAGAGCTTTTCTACAAATGGAAGCACTGCCGATAGCTGTGTGCCTTTTACTGTGATAAAAATATAATCCAGCGTGGTTTCAAAACGGGATAGTTCTTCTACGAGCAGTGTACTTTCCGCCAACTGCCCTTTCCGCTCGATACGTACTTCTCCAGCATTTCTTCCTAATAAATGTACCTGAAGACCATGTTGCAACAGAGATTCCGCAATTACGGAACCAACTGCCCCTGGTCCGATAACTCCAAACTTTTTCATAGCTAAGCTCCTTTTCAACTATCAAACGCATTGTTAATCTATACAGATAATTCTATAATAAGTACAAGAATAAAAATAGTAGGTGACGAAAAATGAAGGCCTTGAAAGATTTCATGCGGATGAAGCATGAAGGAGAAAAAATTTCGATGTTGACTGCTTATGATTATCCGAGTGCAAAGCAAGCGGAAGCTGCTGAAATAGATATGATTCTTGTCGGTGATTCCCTAGGGATGACGGTACTTGGCTACGAAAGCACTGTCGATGTAACTCTCGACGATATGAAGCATCACGCGCGTGCAGTGCGCCGTGGCGCAAAGGATACGTATGTTGTCGTTGATATGCCTTTTGGTACCATCGGCATTGATGCAAGTACCGATACAGCTTTTGCCATTGAATTATACCGAGACACTCATGCAAACGCTATAAAAATCGAAGGCGCACATGCCGCTCCTGTTATTAAAAAATGCCATGATATCGGTATTCCTGTCGTTGCCCATCTTGGGTTGACGCCGCAGAGTTACGGCATCACAGGCTATCAACTACAAGCAACCTCTAAAGAAGCAGCCAAACAGCTGATTGAGGATGCTAAACTTGTTGAAAAAAGTGGTGCGATTATGCTTGTCTTAGAAGCAATACCAAGTGACCTTGCCCATGTAATTACCGAGTCGCTTACGATTCCGGTTATCGGGATAGGCGCAGGTGTAGGAACGAATGGACAAGTCCTTGTGTATCATGACGTACTTAATTATGGTGTCGAGCATAAGCCAAAATTTGTAAAGCGTTATGGTGATTTTTCTATTGGTGTAGAATCCATAAAAAACTTTCATGACGAGGTGAAGCGACAAGCGTTTCCTACTGAAGAATACACATACAAGAAACAAATTATGAACGAGGTAGACGAATGACAAAACGAATTACGACCATAAAAGAAATGCAACACCTTAGTCGAACACGGAAAGCACATAATAAACAAATTGGATTTGTACCAACGATGGGGGCATTGCATGACGGGCATTTACAAATGGTGAAGCAATCAATAGCGGACAATGACTATACCGTGGTCAGCGTCTTTGTAAACCCACTGCAATTTGGGCCAAATGAGGATTTCGATGCTTATCCACGAACCATTGAAGAGGACGAGGCACAGCTAGATGCATTAGGTGCCGATTATGTCTTCTACCCGAGCGTGGAAGAAATGTACCCTAAGCCACTCGAGCTTTCGATCAACGTCCATCGAATGGCGGAAGTATTAGAAGGAGCAAAGCGTCCGGGTCATTTTGACGGTGTGGTAACCGTCGTCAATAAGTTATTTAATATTATCCGTCCTGATATCGCCTATTTTGGAAAAAAAGACGCGCAGCAACTGGCAATCATTGAAAAGATGGTCGAGGAATTTAATCATCCGATTACCATTCGAGGCATGGATACGATACGTGAATTAGATGGATTAGCAAAAAGCTCGCGCAACATTTACTTAACAGACAACGAGCGACAAGAAGCCGTTCAATTATATCAAAGTCTATTAAAAGCAAAACAGTTATATGATGCGGGTGAACGAAGCAGCGATGTTATCATCGATGAAATCCACACCCATTTAACCACACATACATCCGGAACGATTGAAGAGATTGCGATTTACAGCTACCCAGAACTGATAGAACAAACACAGATTACTGGCCGGATTTTTATATCGTTAGCCGTGAAATTTTCACAAGCGAGATTGATCGATAATATTATTGTAGAAAAAAGTTGAAAGTAGTTGTCCAGCTCTTTATCGTAGGCCGATTTCCTAGTTTCTGACTACCTGAGATGTTCGTTACAAGCATAAAAAAATAGTGGGTATTCCCCACTATTTTCCCTTTCTAAATATACGAGATCAATGTTCCTCCAATAGCACCGGTTAGAACAATCACCCACGGTGGAAGTTTCCAATAAACTAGCATACTGAATAATACCGCTGCAAAAGCAAAATCAACAGGTGACAGAACGGCACTCGTCCATATCGGCTGATAGAAGGCTGCGATTAATATACCTACTACAGCAGCATTCACTCCCATTAATGCGCCTTTAATCTTGTGGTTATTTCGTAAGCTATTCCAAAATGGCAACGTACCTAATATTAATAAAA from Oceanobacillus iheyensis HTE831 encodes:
- a CDS encoding tripartite tricarboxylate transporter TctB family protein, which gives rise to MISAKRDLLNAILLLAFSGLAYIGSTQIPIQGFGKTEANFFPNIIIAVLVFLSVCLLTQSIYRFTKDSKSEKVSIRSAIRSNKKVIITFGLFAAYVFILPYAGYFIASILFLIGLYTVLAPNKNKIVLVILFMIGLVFILYVVFQQVLSVFLPPGILF
- a CDS encoding Bug family tripartite tricarboxylate transporter substrate binding protein, with protein sequence MKRRLWSGLVLFCLVLLAACSPPSTSSGEQAENYPSKDIQLIVPWDAGGDTDAINRIVAEELEKELDATVVVKNVAGGSGVVGAQQALQANNDGYTLLAVHDSVAMSQLTGQADFGYFDFEPVSLMTSTYQLVATNPSNPWDSMEEVVADAKENPGEITYGASIGSTSQLEPALIQTASDIEFNIVGYDGTANRMKAVVANDVKLGSVSIAAGKDYMEDDRMKLLGYTGEERHPDLPDVPTLQEQGIDVVNAANRGIVVPKDTPEEIVSKINEALKNVANSESFKERIDAIGTDVNFKGTEEYVEFLQNNEKEMEESLEKSGLLDK
- a CDS encoding Lrp/AsnC family transcriptional regulator; translated protein: MKLDNIDKKLLEELSEDGRLSYVELAEKVGLSRVAVKDRIKNLKEKGVIEKFTVVINSEKFGKQVSAFFDIDVEPKQLQEVAQNLANHPQVASIYQMTGPSTLHTHVLVEDFQKLEVFINEELYSVEGITRVESSIILKRFKSRTGFKL
- a CDS encoding tubby C-terminal domain-like protein; translated protein: MTVYQYDRYINKRKKTEIYIENNKQGEVTGKYRNIWKMLQDIILKSVSSITYELTDSNQNLVAVTDDVTSLFSKKKIQVHYYDQSEWNTILVEETTFIDLGDVVTFTYENESYVIKKKPFKPAILHTNNLPIDEWKINFKNREVVFDLNTTYLDKEFLFLGILHAYYYDKN
- a CDS encoding oxidoreductase — protein: MKRSLAMKKFGVIGPGAVGSVIAESLLQHGLQVHLLGRNAGEVRIERKGQLAESTLLVEELSRFETTLDYIFITVKGTQLSAVLPFVEKLSHENTVTIICQNGYGQLEQITMPHTYQAVVYISGQKKDQTITHFRDRKLILPENEDTIALHQLVEGSDLDIQISPHYLHDIWFKLLVNLGINSVTALSRNTAIVVTNEKVRNLCESLIKEGMTIAHAEGIHFEKSTVQAIMDIYDGYPPHMGTSMYYDQLNRNPMEIDYIQGFLYRKSQKHHLDTPHVDTVYSLLVASEIR
- the panB gene encoding 3-methyl-2-oxobutanoate hydroxymethyltransferase, whose product is MKALKDFMRMKHEGEKISMLTAYDYPSAKQAEAAEIDMILVGDSLGMTVLGYESTVDVTLDDMKHHARAVRRGAKDTYVVVDMPFGTIGIDASTDTAFAIELYRDTHANAIKIEGAHAAPVIKKCHDIGIPVVAHLGLTPQSYGITGYQLQATSKEAAKQLIEDAKLVEKSGAIMLVLEAIPSDLAHVITESLTIPVIGIGAGVGTNGQVLVYHDVLNYGVEHKPKFVKRYGDFSIGVESIKNFHDEVKRQAFPTEEYTYKKQIMNEVDE
- the panC gene encoding pantoate--beta-alanine ligase is translated as MTKRITTIKEMQHLSRTRKAHNKQIGFVPTMGALHDGHLQMVKQSIADNDYTVVSVFVNPLQFGPNEDFDAYPRTIEEDEAQLDALGADYVFYPSVEEMYPKPLELSINVHRMAEVLEGAKRPGHFDGVVTVVNKLFNIIRPDIAYFGKKDAQQLAIIEKMVEEFNHPITIRGMDTIRELDGLAKSSRNIYLTDNERQEAVQLYQSLLKAKQLYDAGERSSDVIIDEIHTHLTTHTSGTIEEIAIYSYPELIEQTQITGRIFISLAVKFSQARLIDNIIVEKS